In a single window of the Candidatus Zymogenaceae bacterium genome:
- the smc gene encoding chromosome segregation protein SMC: MKIKKLEILGFKSFVDKASLTFPAGITAIVGPNGSGKSNIVDAIKWALGEQSAKTLRGRSMEDVIFNGSVEKKPLGMAEVTVTFRNVGGRLPQQFGKYSEVSVRRRIFRSGESEYYLNKTPCRLRDINELLMGTGAGSKAYSIIAQGQIGSVITARPQDRRYLIEEAAGITKYKSRRQEASRKMEATQQNLLRIGDIVGEVKRQMNSLSQQAKRAETFKHIKDELKEYEMTDAARRYISMTDSLEQKKALLADALEEESRGASTLSGLEESLESLKFTSLENEEEFQAIQKQFFSNETEIKTLEESIRHITDRIEAARIQNERYETEIRDLEQLIEETNEKKHAVLLRIDKARTDEKTGTHNLEALTEQIEAARDRAQTLREEWDGVRSDQVTFSSKVSRIKNAISDAEKWIRTYTIEYERKQTQLETLREEHESLTKDIASREGEREKVSSSIEKTDAVVKRLTETLASLRETEAALGKKRDEVHRNKTELSLKKDAIAEMIASYEGAGEGVRQIMSGNREGIVGILADFIDSDEDLERAVSGFLGNTLSAVMIQKISDISQHIKKIKSSDSGRVLFIPVNSLNGADPDTVLTEPGVIGRLADHVTISDQRKDTILSLIGNTHLVSDLDTAMTIWQERRPGFSLVTLDGEVITPQGLVSGGAERVGVGLLQNKREMERVARGFDDAEETLTVLEEDIERLREQKLSQEASLTEHKDVLSDLKIRASELDRECAAAHRELDRTQRAETSLAEDITRHAAETEQYAGELEAYRTELLETEQQETGLADRTNAVKQSLSIAEEELKNLEEREMDLKLAVHKATDLAAHLTETVEEYDRQTARADQTIADKTSAVADGHVEIENLHARKSDAEQNLHAHISSTKSLENKLSDARATMESSIAHQRELEEKRKETSRILTQARERVQEIQTELNEQTREQDHLTTRIEERYHIDLSRRATEMAARDISNEDLASEIQRLTDRIGRFGEVNLMALSEFNALTERHEFLLTQERDLVESLESLKKTIRKIDRKSKERFTATFDAINTQFAYVFSRLVPNGKAQLLLTDEGDPLESGVEMMAQPPGKKLSGITLLSGGEKALTAIALIFAIFLVNPSPFCFLDEVDAPLDDINIERFIELLKEISQTSQIILITHNKKTMELADSLYGVTMEEAGISKMISVKLTQKET, from the coding sequence ATGAAAATAAAAAAACTCGAAATATTAGGATTCAAATCCTTCGTCGACAAGGCATCCCTCACCTTCCCGGCGGGCATTACCGCTATCGTCGGTCCCAACGGTTCGGGAAAATCCAACATCGTCGACGCCATCAAGTGGGCTCTGGGGGAGCAGAGCGCAAAGACCCTCCGGGGTCGATCGATGGAAGACGTCATCTTCAACGGCTCCGTCGAGAAAAAACCCCTGGGCATGGCGGAGGTCACCGTGACGTTCAGAAACGTCGGCGGCAGACTCCCCCAACAGTTCGGAAAATACAGCGAGGTTTCGGTCCGCCGGCGCATCTTCCGCTCGGGAGAAAGCGAATACTACCTCAATAAAACCCCCTGCCGTCTCAGAGACATCAACGAACTCCTCATGGGCACCGGGGCCGGATCCAAGGCGTATTCCATCATCGCTCAGGGACAGATCGGCTCCGTCATCACCGCCCGGCCCCAGGACCGCCGCTACCTGATCGAAGAGGCGGCGGGCATCACCAAGTACAAATCCAGAAGGCAGGAGGCCTCCCGAAAGATGGAGGCGACACAACAGAACCTGCTTCGGATCGGTGATATCGTAGGAGAGGTCAAGCGGCAGATGAATTCCCTCTCCCAGCAGGCGAAGCGAGCCGAAACCTTCAAGCATATCAAGGACGAGCTGAAGGAATACGAGATGACCGACGCCGCACGGCGGTATATCTCCATGACCGACAGCTTGGAACAAAAGAAGGCCCTGCTCGCAGACGCCCTGGAAGAAGAGAGCAGGGGCGCCTCGACGCTCTCCGGCCTCGAGGAAAGCCTGGAATCCCTGAAATTTACATCTTTGGAAAACGAAGAGGAATTTCAAGCCATCCAGAAACAATTCTTCTCCAACGAGACGGAGATAAAGACCCTTGAGGAATCGATCCGGCACATTACCGACAGGATCGAGGCCGCGCGGATTCAAAACGAACGATACGAAACAGAGATTCGCGACCTGGAACAGCTCATAGAGGAAACAAACGAAAAGAAGCATGCCGTGCTCCTGCGCATCGACAAGGCCCGCACAGACGAGAAGACCGGCACACACAACCTCGAAGCCCTGACCGAACAGATCGAGGCCGCCCGAGACCGGGCGCAGACCCTCAGGGAGGAATGGGACGGCGTCCGGTCCGACCAGGTTACGTTTTCATCGAAGGTCAGCCGGATAAAAAACGCCATCAGCGATGCGGAAAAATGGATACGAACCTACACCATTGAGTACGAGCGGAAACAGACCCAGCTCGAAACCCTCCGGGAGGAGCACGAAAGCCTGACAAAGGACATCGCCTCCCGGGAAGGCGAGCGGGAGAAGGTATCCTCCTCCATCGAAAAGACCGACGCCGTGGTGAAACGCCTGACCGAAACGCTCGCCTCCCTCAGGGAGACAGAAGCAGCCCTCGGGAAAAAACGGGATGAGGTCCACCGCAACAAGACGGAGCTTTCTCTCAAGAAGGACGCCATAGCCGAGATGATCGCCTCCTACGAAGGGGCGGGCGAGGGGGTTCGGCAGATAATGAGCGGAAACCGTGAGGGCATCGTGGGAATCCTGGCCGATTTCATCGATTCCGATGAGGACCTCGAGCGCGCCGTTTCCGGATTTCTGGGCAACACACTGTCGGCGGTGATGATTCAAAAGATATCCGACATCTCCCAACACATCAAAAAGATCAAATCCAGTGATTCCGGCAGGGTGCTTTTCATCCCGGTCAACTCCCTCAACGGCGCCGACCCCGATACCGTCCTCACCGAGCCGGGCGTCATCGGCAGGCTCGCCGATCACGTGACGATATCGGATCAGCGAAAGGATACGATTCTTTCGCTCATCGGAAACACCCACCTGGTTTCCGATCTTGACACGGCGATGACCATCTGGCAGGAGCGCCGCCCCGGATTCTCCCTGGTGACGCTGGACGGAGAGGTAATCACCCCCCAGGGCCTGGTGAGCGGCGGGGCGGAAAGGGTCGGTGTGGGCCTCTTGCAGAACAAGCGGGAGATGGAGCGTGTCGCCCGTGGTTTTGACGACGCCGAAGAAACCCTGACGGTCCTGGAGGAGGATATCGAGCGGCTGCGGGAGCAAAAGCTCAGTCAGGAGGCATCCCTCACCGAACACAAGGACGTCCTTTCCGACCTGAAGATACGGGCGTCGGAGCTGGATCGAGAGTGTGCCGCCGCCCATCGGGAGCTGGATCGTACCCAGCGGGCCGAGACGTCTCTGGCCGAAGACATCACCCGCCACGCCGCCGAGACGGAGCAATATGCGGGCGAGCTTGAGGCATACCGGACGGAGCTTTTAGAAACCGAACAGCAGGAGACCGGCCTGGCAGACAGGACCAATGCCGTCAAGCAGTCTCTCTCCATCGCGGAAGAGGAGCTGAAAAATCTGGAAGAGCGGGAGATGGATCTCAAGCTTGCCGTCCACAAGGCGACCGACCTTGCGGCGCACCTGACGGAGACCGTTGAGGAGTATGATCGACAGACGGCACGGGCGGATCAAACCATCGCCGATAAAACATCCGCCGTCGCGGACGGGCATGTGGAGATCGAAAATCTCCACGCCCGCAAGTCGGACGCGGAACAGAACCTCCATGCCCACATCTCAAGCACCAAGAGCCTGGAGAATAAGCTCTCCGACGCCCGGGCGACCATGGAAAGCAGCATCGCCCACCAACGGGAGCTGGAAGAAAAGCGAAAGGAGACATCCCGAATCCTCACACAGGCCCGGGAGCGGGTCCAGGAGATCCAAACCGAGCTGAACGAACAAACCCGGGAGCAAGATCACCTCACGACCCGGATTGAAGAGCGATATCATATCGATCTCTCCCGGCGGGCGACGGAGATGGCGGCACGGGATATCTCCAACGAAGACCTTGCGTCTGAAATCCAGAGGCTGACTGATCGCATCGGGCGGTTCGGTGAGGTGAATTTGATGGCCCTGTCCGAATTCAACGCCCTCACCGAGCGCCATGAATTTCTTTTGACACAGGAGCGGGACCTGGTGGAATCCCTGGAATCTCTCAAGAAAACCATCAGGAAGATCGACAGGAAATCGAAGGAGCGCTTCACCGCTACGTTCGACGCCATCAACACACAGTTCGCCTATGTATTTTCACGACTTGTCCCCAACGGCAAGGCGCAGCTGCTTTTGACCGACGAGGGGGACCCCCTCGAAAGCGGCGTGGAGATGATGGCGCAGCCCCCCGGCAAGAAGCTGTCGGGCATTACGCTCTTGTCCGGCGGGGAAAAGGCGCTGACGGCCATCGCCCTGATTTTCGCCATTTTCCTCGTCAACCCGTCTCCCTTTTGCTTTCTCGATGAGGTCGACGCCCCGTTGGACGACATCAATATCGAGCGTTTCATAGAACTGCTCAAGGAAATCTCCCAGACCTCTCAGATCATCCTGATTACGCACAACAAGAAAACCATGGAGCTGGCGGACAGCCTCTACGGCGTTACCATGGAAGAGGCCGGGATATCCAAGATGATCTCGGTAAAACTGACCCAGAAGGAGACATAG
- a CDS encoding alpha/beta fold hydrolase, translating into MKRLCIITSVLVCFALTAIIPEASMGQVPKKEDPAKIVVLVHGFRRSKNSMYFLQKSLEDRGYEVVNRTYPSGKNTIENNATFIDDFVNDKLKDFPPDTELYFVTHSMGGLVVRCYLETYRPAQAERLVMIAPPNRGATMAEYLDMYPITDVLLGPSGEEMAMGEDYLEGLCGGAPDIEFGIIAGGRGDGEGYSPLLEGDDDGTVSVWTTYLPGAVDFLVLDHIHTFICDHQDTIDNVISFLETGQFMLHTAPPD; encoded by the coding sequence ATGAAACGACTTTGTATCATAACATCGGTGCTTGTCTGCTTCGCGTTGACGGCGATCATTCCGGAGGCGTCCATGGGACAGGTCCCCAAGAAAGAGGACCCGGCGAAGATCGTCGTGCTGGTTCACGGCTTTCGCAGATCGAAGAACTCCATGTATTTCCTCCAGAAGTCCCTGGAGGACAGGGGATATGAGGTGGTCAACCGTACCTATCCGAGCGGGAAGAACACCATCGAAAACAACGCCACGTTCATCGACGACTTTGTGAACGACAAGCTCAAGGATTTTCCGCCGGATACGGAGCTCTATTTCGTCACCCACAGCATGGGGGGGCTGGTGGTGCGGTGTTATCTTGAGACATACCGCCCCGCGCAGGCCGAGCGCCTGGTGATGATCGCCCCTCCGAACCGCGGGGCGACGATGGCCGAGTACCTGGATATGTATCCGATCACCGACGTCCTGTTGGGCCCCAGCGGCGAGGAGATGGCGATGGGCGAGGATTACCTGGAGGGTCTCTGCGGCGGCGCCCCGGATATTGAATTCGGCATCATCGCAGGCGGGCGGGGAGACGGTGAGGGATACTCGCCGCTTTTGGAGGGGGATGACGACGGGACGGTCAGCGTCTGGACGACCTACCTGCCGGGGGCGGTGGATTTCCTCGTCCTGGATCATATCCATACATTCATCTGTGACCATCAGGACACCATCGACAACGTCATTAGTTTTCTGGAAACCGGACAGTTTATGCTGCATACCGCCCCACCCGATTAG
- a CDS encoding radical SAM protein has protein sequence MKKTDPRTNGTDSTLRLVAWELTRSCNLSCRHCRASAERGPYPDELSTKDAKKLLEDIAAFSSPIMILTGGEPLFRDDILDIASFGTELGLRMVLATNGTLLTRPLAKELVTVGIKRISISIDGKDETSHDHLRGVSGAFSGAMSGIENAKSEGLSFQLNTTVTRRNVDELQEISAMASDLGADAHHLFLLVPTGRGSEMAQDSLSAREYERVLTDIYRYETTAAHQVKVTCAPQYMRIRQTLAQKEGRTLPVGPHGGHGLAATTRGCLGGISFLFISHCGDTQPCGYLEINGGNIRTTPIRDIWESSPVFTRLRDYAQLSGKCGRCEYTDICGGCRARAFESSGDYMGPEPLCPYVPASMTKKHT, from the coding sequence ATGAAAAAAACCGATCCACGCACAAACGGCACAGACAGTACCCTCAGGCTCGTCGCGTGGGAGCTGACCCGATCGTGCAATCTTTCCTGCAGGCACTGCCGGGCGTCGGCGGAACGCGGCCCCTACCCGGACGAGCTTTCCACCAAAGATGCGAAAAAGCTCCTGGAGGATATCGCCGCCTTCTCCTCTCCCATCATGATCCTCACCGGAGGCGAGCCGCTCTTTCGCGATGACATCCTGGATATCGCCTCATTCGGGACGGAGCTGGGTCTCAGGATGGTGCTCGCCACCAACGGCACTCTCCTGACACGCCCCCTGGCCAAGGAGCTGGTCACCGTCGGGATCAAACGCATCTCCATAAGCATCGACGGCAAAGACGAGACCTCCCACGATCACCTCCGGGGAGTCTCCGGGGCGTTCTCCGGGGCGATGTCCGGCATAGAAAATGCAAAAAGTGAGGGCCTCTCGTTCCAGCTGAACACCACCGTCACCCGGCGGAACGTGGATGAGCTTCAGGAGATTTCGGCCATGGCGTCCGACCTCGGCGCCGACGCCCATCATCTCTTTTTGCTGGTCCCCACCGGCCGGGGGAGTGAGATGGCCCAGGACTCCCTCTCGGCCCGGGAGTACGAGCGGGTTCTGACAGATATCTACCGATACGAAACCACCGCAGCCCACCAGGTCAAGGTCACCTGCGCCCCCCAATACATGCGCATCCGACAGACCCTGGCGCAAAAAGAGGGGCGCACGCTCCCCGTGGGGCCCCACGGGGGCCACGGCCTCGCCGCAACCACCAGGGGGTGCCTCGGGGGGATCTCCTTTCTGTTCATCTCCCACTGCGGCGACACCCAGCCCTGCGGATACCTGGAAATCAACGGCGGAAACATCCGTACGACCCCCATTCGGGATATCTGGGAGTCGTCCCCCGTTTTCACCCGCCTCAGGGATTATGCACAGCTCTCCGGGAAATGCGGCCGGTGTGAATACACCGACATATGCGGCGGGTGCCGGGCCCGGGCCTTTGAGTCGTCCGGCGATTACATGGGGCCGGAGCCGCTGTGTCCCTACGTTCCCGCCTCCATGACGAAAAAGCACACCTGA
- a CDS encoding MerR family transcriptional regulator → MKRTAKGNGEDLKVRTYPASFVMELFDITRQQLYYWRKNLLTARGMGTGNETRYSFEDLVAIRTILKLREEGVSTHMITRVIKKSKELFPDMENLLSSTPVIPSGGRLIVIHRGQAYEGTTGQGVFISLMEVEQEVEESIREKLKITA, encoded by the coding sequence TTGAAAAGGACAGCGAAGGGAAACGGTGAGGACCTCAAGGTCCGCACGTACCCGGCGAGCTTCGTGATGGAATTGTTCGACATCACCCGACAGCAGCTCTACTACTGGAGAAAGAACCTCTTGACCGCACGGGGGATGGGCACCGGGAATGAGACCAGGTATTCCTTTGAGGACCTGGTGGCGATCAGGACCATTCTGAAACTCAGGGAAGAGGGCGTCTCCACCCATATGATCACCCGGGTCATCAAAAAATCAAAAGAGCTGTTTCCGGATATGGAAAACCTGCTGTCGAGCACACCGGTTATACCCTCCGGCGGCCGCCTGATCGTCATTCACCGAGGACAGGCCTATGAAGGCACGACGGGTCAGGGCGTGTTTATCAGCCTGATGGAGGTAGAGCAGGAGGTGGAGGAGAGCATCAGGGAAAAACTGAAGATCACAGCCTGA
- the hemB gene encoding porphobilinogen synthase, with translation MSFPQTRLRRLRMNKELRAMVAETVLTADDLIYPLFVQHGRDVRDEISTMPGNFRYSMDRLVEEVKQARSLGILAVLLFGIPKQKDEVGSEAYDDDGIIQRAIRAVKDAVPDIIVITDVCLCEYTSHGHCGIVADGEIKNDPTLDLLAQMAVSHARAGADMVAPSDMMDGRVAAIRKGLDAEGFRNTPIMSYAAKYASAFYGPFREAVDSAPSFGDRRSHQMPPSNAREALLETALDIEEGADIVMVKPALAYLDIIRRVRDRFDVPVCAYSVSGEYSLIAAAAQLGWIDRNAVMMESLLSIKRAGADLIITYFAPEAVRILTET, from the coding sequence GTGTCCTTCCCACAGACGCGACTGAGACGCCTCAGGATGAACAAAGAACTCAGGGCGATGGTGGCCGAGACCGTCCTCACAGCCGACGACCTGATCTACCCGCTCTTCGTCCAGCACGGCAGGGATGTCAGGGACGAAATCTCCACGATGCCGGGCAACTTTCGCTACTCCATGGATCGGCTTGTGGAAGAGGTCAAACAGGCTCGAAGCCTCGGCATCCTGGCGGTGCTTTTATTCGGCATACCGAAACAGAAGGACGAAGTGGGAAGCGAGGCCTACGACGATGACGGCATCATCCAACGGGCGATACGGGCCGTCAAGGATGCGGTGCCGGACATCATCGTGATAACCGACGTCTGTCTGTGCGAATATACCAGTCACGGCCACTGCGGCATCGTGGCGGACGGGGAGATAAAAAACGATCCCACCCTGGATCTCTTGGCTCAGATGGCGGTTTCCCATGCCAGGGCGGGGGCCGACATGGTGGCGCCGTCGGATATGATGGACGGCCGGGTGGCGGCGATCCGAAAGGGACTGGACGCCGAGGGATTCAGGAACACGCCCATCATGTCGTACGCGGCGAAATACGCGTCGGCCTTCTACGGCCCGTTTCGCGAGGCGGTGGATTCCGCCCCGTCGTTCGGAGACCGCCGCTCCCACCAGATGCCGCCGTCAAACGCCCGGGAGGCGCTTCTTGAGACGGCGCTGGACATCGAAGAGGGGGCGGACATCGTCATGGTGAAACCCGCGCTGGCGTACCTGGATATCATCAGGCGGGTCAGGGATCGCTTTGACGTTCCCGTCTGCGCATATAGCGTCAGCGGTGAATATTCCCTCATCGCCGCCGCCGCCCAATTGGGCTGGATCGACCGGAACGCGGTAATGATGGAGTCGCTTCTCTCCATCAAGCGAGCCGGGGCGGACCTGATAATCACCTATTTCGCCCCCGAGGCGGTTCGAATCCTGACCGAAACATAA
- a CDS encoding CoA-binding protein yields the protein MKPDTTDFSHLFHPRSVAVAGASPNFPKWGSIILHNILRGGYTGKVYPVNPSARDIFGINAYPSLRAIPGEVDLVFVVVPPRKVEDVLIDAAEKGVRMAVIITAGFSETGDDGKSIEEAIVTRARALGIRLIGPNCMGVASLIPMKLTAWMPSFIPTDGSVSIVSQSGNVGYSLARALSGRGIGVCRSISSGNEADLTTSDFIRALGDDEHTRVILSYVEGIDEGRDFISALSETTPKKPVVVLKAGHTDAGARAGNSHTGAMAGADELYGAALVQTGALRAASLDQLIDYTSVLINQPLPRGRRVGILTLGGGWGVLAADALAVEGLFVTPLTPATIATLDTVLPSWWSRGNPVDTVAGLREGDLKKCLEVLLSADYIDSLVLCGFGYGSSRGSFFANSPYADMYGMKNLGEKFITEDEETAEGIVEMIDAYGKPIIPVVDQGIIEERGTFVEILKDRGVLLFPSPRRAAASLAALTRYAEHLGRHTDMD from the coding sequence ATGAAACCTGATACCACTGATTTCTCACACCTCTTTCACCCCAGATCCGTTGCGGTGGCCGGCGCATCACCGAACTTTCCCAAATGGGGATCCATCATCCTGCACAACATCCTCAGGGGGGGATATACCGGGAAGGTATACCCGGTCAATCCCTCAGCACGGGATATCTTCGGCATCAACGCGTATCCGTCGCTGCGGGCGATTCCGGGTGAGGTGGATCTGGTCTTCGTTGTGGTTCCCCCTCGGAAGGTAGAGGACGTTTTGATCGACGCCGCCGAAAAGGGTGTGCGGATGGCGGTGATCATCACCGCCGGTTTTTCCGAAACAGGCGATGACGGCAAAAGCATCGAGGAAGCGATCGTCACCCGGGCGAGGGCCCTCGGCATTCGCCTGATCGGTCCCAACTGTATGGGCGTCGCCAGCCTCATCCCCATGAAGCTTACCGCGTGGATGCCCTCGTTCATCCCCACCGACGGCTCGGTATCCATCGTCTCCCAGAGCGGCAATGTGGGCTATTCCCTGGCCCGGGCGCTCTCCGGTCGGGGTATCGGCGTGTGCCGCTCCATCTCCAGCGGCAACGAGGCCGACCTGACAACCTCCGATTTTATCCGCGCCCTCGGCGACGACGAACACACCCGGGTCATCCTCTCCTACGTGGAGGGGATCGACGAGGGGCGCGATTTTATCTCCGCCCTTTCGGAAACCACGCCGAAAAAGCCGGTGGTCGTCCTCAAGGCGGGGCATACCGACGCCGGCGCCCGGGCCGGGAACTCACACACCGGCGCCATGGCCGGTGCCGATGAGCTCTATGGGGCCGCCCTCGTCCAGACCGGGGCCCTCAGGGCGGCGAGCCTGGATCAGCTTATCGACTACACCTCGGTCCTAATCAATCAGCCCCTCCCCCGGGGCAGGCGCGTGGGAATCCTGACCCTGGGCGGGGGATGGGGCGTGCTGGCGGCGGACGCCCTGGCGGTGGAGGGGCTTTTCGTCACCCCGCTGACTCCCGCGACCATCGCGACGCTCGATACCGTCCTGCCTTCCTGGTGGAGCCGGGGGAATCCGGTGGACACGGTGGCGGGCCTGAGGGAGGGCGACCTGAAGAAATGCCTCGAAGTTCTCCTCTCCGCGGACTATATAGATTCCCTGGTTTTGTGCGGTTTCGGGTACGGCTCGTCCCGGGGAAGCTTTTTCGCCAATTCCCCCTATGCGGATATGTACGGGATGAAGAACCTCGGAGAGAAGTTCATCACCGAGGATGAAGAGACGGCCGAGGGCATCGTCGAGATGATCGACGCCTATGGGAAGCCGATCATTCCGGTGGTGGATCAGGGGATCATCGAAGAGAGGGGAACATTCGTTGAAATTCTCAAAGATAGGGGTGTGCTGCTCTTTCCCTCACCCCGAAGAGCGGCGGCCTCCCTGGCGGCGTTGACCCGCTATGCCGAGCACCTTGGGCGGCATACGGATATGGATTAA